The following DNA comes from Bacteroidales bacterium.
CATAGCTATTAATAAATCCACCCAGCCAATCGAAAATAGGAATGATCACAAAACGGTTGATCCAGCGGATGATATTTTTTCCGAGCGGAACCAGTCTTTCTATGCCAATGTCGTATTTTTTCAGTGTTTTATAATGATTCGGACCAAAATACATTTCCATAGGAATGTTTTGTACCTGCTGGCGGCTATTGAACTCCATTCCAATGATGGCATCATATTTTTTTATATATTTTTGCTGATTGGCCATTTTCTGGGACTTTAATTCGGCATTGGCAAAACTCTCCCTGGCAATCAACCCCCATGAAAAAAACTGTTGTTTGAAGACGACCCAATCCAGTCGTGTGCTGACTTTCTTTTCTTCCACATCTTTGGTCGGCCCCATCTCTTCTACATCGTCTTTATAGTATTTATAAAAGAGTGCAGTATAATTATTTTCATTGTCCGCACCTTTTTCCTGGCGTGGCGAATATACCTGCCAGTTAAAGTCAATAACGGTCTGATTAGCGGCTATCAATTGTCCCATATTGACTAACTGTACATCAAACCCAATCATGTAGTCTCCGGGTTTCATGGTATAACGATACTCTATATAAACATTGTCCCCGGCTTTCAGGCGCATACTCAATGTTGAAGAATCATTGGTTACCTGTATGGTTGATTGCTGTGTACTCGGTTCAAAATAAAGAAGATTGGTTGCAATACTGCGGTTTTGCGCAAAGAAATTAAATCCAAAAATGGTAGAATCCCCATCGAAGAGAATCAAAGGAGTCTGGTCGAAGCGCTTATAATTTTTGAGTTCAACGGAATACGGACGTCCACCCTTGTTGGAAAATTTGACTTTCATCAGGTCGTTTTCCATGGTGATGAAACGGGTTTCCCCTTCTGCCGCTTCGGCAAAAGCCCCGAACATATCTTTCAGTCCTTGTATTTTTACAGAATCATTTTTTTCGCCAGTGTTAATGGTTTGTAAGGACCTTTCTTCTGCCTGCCGGATTTCTTCTGCCAGCCGTTCTTTCTCTTTAAGGTTTACCAGTGCTATGGAGTCTCTTTTATGCTGGATCCGCTCTACCTCCTCTTTCGAAGGTTTGCTCCACATATAGTAGCCGAATAATATTCCAAAAATAAGCACTAACCCAATAATCGTATTCCTATCCATCTTTGTTTGTTAAACGAACAACCGGTTATGAGAGCCGGTTGTGATAATTATATTTTATATTTACTAAATAACGAATGATATTGCTTTATATCTGTTAACTGAGAAATGCGTGCTGAATGCAGGCGGTATCCTTTATCCCAATGCTGCTTTTACAAAATTGACAAATAACGGATGCGGATGTAATACAGTGCTGCTGTATTCCGGATGGAATTGTACACCAACAAACCATTTATGGGAAGGGATTTCAACAATTTCTACCAGACCGGTTTCCGGATTAAACCCTGTAGCTTTCATCCCGGCTTTTTCGAAATCATTTAAATACGCATTGTTGAATTCATAACGATGCCGGTGACGTTCGGATATTTCTATCCGTCCGTATGCAGCATATGCCTTGCTGTCTTTTTCCAGCTTACAGGGATAAGCTCCCAGGCGCATGGTCCCGCCTTTCTCGGTAATCCCTTTTTGTTGCTCCATCAGGTCGATGACCGGATACGGGGTGGAATGGACCATTTCTGTTGAATGGGCGTCGACCATCCCCAATACATGCCGGGCAAATTCGATGACAGCTACCTGCATACCCAGACAAATGCCCATAAACGGAATATTATTTTCCCGGGCATATTTGGCGGACCATACCTTTCCCTGAAATCCACGTTCCCCAAAACCTGGAGCGACCATGATCCCCTGGAATCCCTTAAGCGTTTCTTCTACATTTTCTTCTGTAATCGACGCCGATTGTATAGGGGTAACTTTTACTTTACATTCATTTTTGGCTCCTGCGTGTACGAATGATTCGATAATTGACTTATATGCATCAGGCAGTTCCACATACTTTCCGACCAAAGCAATAGATACCGTTTTTTTTGGATGATGCAGCTTATTGATGAATTCACGCCAGTCGTCCAGTTCAGGCTTTTTGCTGAAATCCAGGTTCAATTTTCTCAGAAGTGTTTCATCCAGCTTCTGGTCCAGCATCCGTAATGGTACTTCATATATGGTCGATAAGTCGATGGATTCAACTACAGAATCTTTATCCACATTACAGAATAATGCCACTTTTTTCCGGATATCTTCAGATAATTTTTTTTCGGTTCGTAATACCAGAACATCCGGTTGTACTCCTTCTTCCAACAACATTTTTACCGAGTGCTGGGTGGGTTTGGTTTTCAATTCCCCGGCTGCAGATAAATAAGGAACAAAGGTCA
Coding sequences within:
- a CDS encoding CTP synthase, translating into MKNNNKTTSTKYIFVTGGVASSLGKGIISSSIGKLLQSRGYKVTIQKMDPYINIDPGTLNPYEHGECFVTQDGAETDLDLGHYERFLDSPTVQANSVTTGKVYQEVISKERRGDYLGKTVQVIPHITDEIKRRILLLGNKGQIDVVITEIGGTVGDIESLPYIEVVRQLRYELGAGQVAVVHLTFVPYLSAAGELKTKPTQHSVKMLLEEGVQPDVLVLRTEKKLSEDIRKKVALFCNVDKDSVVESIDLSTIYEVPLRMLDQKLDETLLRKLNLDFSKKPELDDWREFINKLHHPKKTVSIALVGKYVELPDAYKSIIESFVHAGAKNECKVKVTPIQSASITEENVEETLKGFQGIMVAPGFGERGFQGKVWSAKYARENNIPFMGICLGMQVAVIEFARHVLGMVDAHSTEMVHSTPYPVIDLMEQQKGITEKGGTMRLGAYPCKLEKDSKAYAAYGRIEISERHRHRYEFNNAYLNDFEKAGMKATGFNPETGLVEIVEIPSHKWFVGVQFHPEYSSTVLHPHPLFVNFVKAALG
- the yidC gene encoding membrane protein insertase YidC, which produces MDRNTIIGLVLIFGILFGYYMWSKPSKEEVERIQHKRDSIALVNLKEKERLAEEIRQAEERSLQTINTGEKNDSVKIQGLKDMFGAFAEAAEGETRFITMENDLMKVKFSNKGGRPYSVELKNYKRFDQTPLILFDGDSTIFGFNFFAQNRSIATNLLYFEPSTQQSTIQVTNDSSTLSMRLKAGDNVYIEYRYTMKPGDYMIGFDVQLVNMGQLIAANQTVIDFNWQVYSPRQEKGADNENNYTALFYKYYKDDVEEMGPTKDVEEKKVSTRLDWVVFKQQFFSWGLIARESFANAELKSQKMANQQKYIKKYDAIIGMEFNSRQQVQNIPMEMYFGPNHYKTLKKYDIGIERLVPLGKNIIRWINRFVIIPIFDWLGGFINSYGLIILLMTIIIKIGILPMTFKSYMSSAKMRVLKPQIDEINERIPKDKAMERQQAVMALYKKAGVSPMGGCLPMLLQMPILIAMFRFFPASIELRQESFLWATDLSTYDSILDLPFTIPFYGDHISLFTILMTVATVISMRMSSGQTDTSAMPGMKTMMYIMPVMFMFILNNFSAGLTYYYFLANVITIIQNEIFKRAINEDKILKKIHANSAKPVKKSKFQQRLEQMQKQQQAQAKTARKK